One Gemmatimonadaceae bacterium genomic window, CTCGCATCGGGCCCCTCGCCAGCGTAGCTCACCTTTCTGTCGGAGCGAGCAATCAGCAGAACGCCGATCACCACAATCGACACGCCGAGGAGAACGAAGAAGCTCTGGCGCCAAATTCGGCGGCTGCGTCCGATGTCCGTCATGGCTAGCCGCCAAGACTAGTCCGCGATAGACATCTCGTCGGTGACTCACCGCACACACGCAACCAAGCTGAAGCGCTAGGGCCTAGGTTGTTAGGTGCTAGAGACTTCTAATCCCTAGCCCTTAGTCCCTCACTCCTCGTTCCTCAACTCGCCCTGAGGTACTTGCACCCCGCGTCCTGCGCGTGCAGCGCCGCGAAGACGCCCGAGGGCTGGAGAATCACACCCGGCACCATGAAGCCAATCGCCTGCTTCCGCGCGTCCGCGTCGCTTGCATTGTCTTTCTTCTGAATCACCTCAACAACGTCATCGAGGGCGAGGTTGCAAGCGAGGACGATCCCGCCGCGGCCAATGAACTTGTCGAGCGCCGCATCGTCGAACATCGCCGGCACTTCGTTCCGCGTCGAAGAGAGCAGCGCCGGGTTGCGATCGGTCCCCTGCTGCGTGATGGGATGCAGGACGCTCTTCTCCTTTCCGATCGCATACTTGTCCCAGTAGCCCTGCTGCATCGCGAGCTGGATCCCGTGATGCCGGAGCACGAGCACCGCCGACAACTCGTTAGGCTTCACCCCGAGGACGTCCATGTACTGCTTTCCCCAGATGGACGCGCGCCACACGCCGTAGCCGCTGTCGATCTCCGGCACGTCGAAGATTGCGCGATACTTTCCCGTTATGCGCTTCACCCAGCTGAGATCCCAGTCCTCGGCGACCATCGCGCGTGGCTGAGATAGCGCGCGAACGGAAGCGTCGATAGGCAGCGGGAGGCCGGCCAGCAGCGCGCTCGCGGCAACGCGGCCGACGAAATCACGACGATCGAGGGTCATGGAAGAAGGGGCTAGGGAATGGGGGCTAGGGCTGCAGGGAAACGACGCCCCAAGATGCCCTCGCCCGAAATGCGTCGCAACTCGTGACTGCTCTAGCCCCTAAGTCCCTAGCCCTAGCCCCTTACAAAGCCGTGAGCGTTTGTTGCCCCGTCCAGCGCTCACCCGGTGCGAGTTGCACGGGTGCCCCAACTACCGCCGCCTCGACGCACAGCATGCGAAGCCACCCGCCCGGGTCCAGATCCGACAGCGCCGCACCACGTTCGGCGCCTGGGTTCCACACCACCACGTCCGAGAAGCCGCGCATCGAGACCCTCGTTCGGCGCACCGCGTCGCGCACCTCCAGCGGCGCCCCGACTCCGAGATAGATCCGATCCAATTCGCCGACGGCGCGGAGGTCGGCGTCATCCTGCCGCTTCTCGACGCCGCCCGCCGCGGCATCATGGAACGTCGCACCCTCCAACCCACGAACGACGGAGCTCCGAACGTCATCGACTAGCAGATACGTGTGGAGGGCGGCGGTGAATTGAAAGGGGACCGCGTCTTCGTTGAGCACCGACAGCGCGAGCGAAAGCGACATTCCCTGCACGCTCACGACGAAGCTTGCCGAGAACGCGTGATTCCACGCGGAACGCGTGTGGTCGTTCGCCGTTAGGCGAAACTGTGCCTCGCCCCGTCCGGCGGTCGTTCGACCCGCGCGAAGCATCTCCCACTCGCTTACACGTGCGAACCCATGCTTCGGGAGACTGCCCATTCCCCCAAACTGCGGGAAGATGATCGGCACCCCGCCACGAATCGCCGAATCGGGGCCGAAGTGCGATCGACCGCTCAGGAAAAGCCGCTCCTCACCACTCGCTGGCTTCCACGACGTAACCTGTGCGCCGTACGGATACGCCTCGGCTCGCGCGCCGTCGACGGCGGCGATCTCCACTTTTTCCATAGGGTCTCCACGGTCTTTACTCCGCGCGCAACGCGGCAATTGGGTCGACGCCAAGGGCGCGTAGCGCTGGCAGGAGGCATGCCGCGAACGCGACCGTTGCGAGCAGCAGCGCGACACCGGCCAACGTCACCGGGTCTGCCGCGCCGACGCCGTAGAGTAGACTGTGGAGGAACCGTCCAAGTGACAAAGCGCCGAGCAACCCGAGGCCGAGGCCGACTGCCGCGAGCCGCGCTCCCTGGAGAAGCACCAAGGCGAGGATCGCGCGAGGCGCCGCGCCGAGCGCCGTGCGCACCCCGATTTCGCGCGTGCGCTCGGCGACCGCACCCGCCAACACACCGTAGATGCCGGCGACGGCGAGAACCAGTGCGATCGTCGCGAACGACATGAACAGCAGAAGGGCCAGCCGTCGCTGCGCTGTCGATGTCTCGATCACCTGCTCCATCGTCGCCAGTGCGGTGATTGGCTGCGTTGGATCGACGGCTTGCACGGCCGCGCGAACCGCGCGCGCGAGATTCGTAGGATTCCCGTGCGTTCGCACGACGAGCGCGACCGCGTTGTCGGCGAAAATCCACTGCCGCTCGGGAATGTAGAGTTGAGCCGCCTCGGACACGTCCAGTCCGCGATGATGAACGTTGGCGGCGACACCAATCACAGTTCGCCACGGCGCGTTCGGACCGCCCGCGCGGATGCGCTTCCCGATGGGATCTTCGCCGGGCCAGATTCGCGACGCGAGCGCGCTGCTGACTATAGCCACGAGGGCGGCGGCGTCGCTATTGTCGGCGGCGGTGAAGCCACGGCCTCGCCGAATGGCGATTCCCATCGTGTTCATAAAATCAGGGGAGACCGTGTAGCGGTCGGCGTATGGTGCAAGCTCGGGGTTGGCGAGCGGCTTATCCTGCGCGTTGACGCCGTAGCTGTCGACGTTTCCACCTAATGGGAGCTGGCTCGCGGTGCCGACGCGGTCCACGCCCGGCAACGCCCGCACTGCTTCGCGTATGCGTTCGTGATTCGCATAGACTGAACTGCTATCGGGATACTTCGGCCCGGCGGCTTGCGTCTGCAAAGTGAGCAGATGCCCCGGCGCGAAGCCGGGATCAACCGAGAGCAACCGCACAAGGCTCTGCGCGAGCAAGCCGGCGCCGACGAGCAGCATCAGGGCGAGCGCCATCTCGCTCACGACGAGTCCGGCGCGCGCCACGTGCCGCCCGCCCGTGAGGCGACGCCCGCCGGCTCGCAGCGCGGACGGCGTCCCGCCATCTTCACGGAGCGCCGGCACCAGCCCGACGACGACGCCAAGCAGGAGTGTGATCACCGCGCCGACGGCGAGCGCCGTTCCATCGAGGGCGATCGCGCCCAGACGCGGCATCGTCGGCGGCAGACGATTGACGAGCATGCCTAACGTGGATCGCGCGACGACGAGCCCGACCGCGCCGCCAATGATCGCGAGGACGATCCCCTCGGCAATGGACTGCACGGTGAGGCGTCCGCGGCCGGCTCCGAGCGCCGAACGAATCGCGAATTCCTCTTCGCGCCGGATCGCGCGCGCGAGTTGCAGATTCATGACGTTCGCCGCCGCGATAAGCAGCACGAGTATCGACGCGCCGAAGACGGCCCAGAGCACTGGTCGCGACGTACCCATCGTTGCGTCGCCTAACGGCCGCACGATCGCGCCCGCCGCCGGGTATTCCTTCGGATACTCGCGCACCAGCCGCGCCGAAAGCCCGCTCAACTCGGCGGCAGCACGCTCCGTCGTCACCCCCGGTTTCAGGCGCGCGAACATCTGCAGGTGCCGGCACGTGCGGCAGGCATACGGCAAGGACGAGTCATACCCGAGTACCCGCCAGATCTCGGCGCCGGGTTGGATCACGCTCTCGAAGGAAGCCGGCAGTACGCCGGCGAGGAGGTAAGCATTCCCGTTGATCGAGATCGGCTTCCCCACGACCGAGGAGTCGCTACCGAATCGACGCGCCCACAACGCATGACTGATGATCACGACCTGATTCGTGCCTGGCGTGTCCTGGGACTCGGTGAAGTCGCTGCCTAACGCGGGCCGCACTCCGAGCATCGAAAAGAAAGTGGGGGACACTCTTTGGCCATTGACGCGCTCCGGCGCGCCCCCGACGCGGCCGTCGAGCGTCACCTGCCAACTCCCCGCCGCCGCGGCGCGCTCGATGGTCCTCGCGTCACGCGCGAAGTCGGTATAGGTCGGGTAGCCGAGGTTGCTCATTGAACCGTCGGCGTCGCGCTCACCGATCACGACGAGACGGTCAGCACGCGGAAAGGGCAGCGGCCGGAAGAGCACGGGATCGGCGACGCTGAAGATTGCCGTGGTTGCACCGACGCCAAGCGCAATCGTCAGTACGGCGAGTACGGTAAAGGCCGGTGAGCGGCGCAGGACGCGCACGCCGTGGCGCAGATCGGACAGGAACGTGAGCATCGGTGCGTCTCCGACAGGTTGGGTCGTCACGGCGACGTAGCGCCGACCGTGCAGTGTGAGCAGCGCGAGGAGCGTCTGTCGCCAGAACCAGCGCCGTCCTCGCGCTGCGCCGTGCCTAACGACTTCGGCTTCGAGGCCTTCGACGAGGTCTCCGACAAAGGGTTCGCGCTCGCTCTCGGGCAACGAATGTTGGAGCAGCCAGAGCGCGAGTCGCGGCGGCGCGACCAGACGTGGAGTGCTCACGGAGTGTCGAGACCCAGATCGAGCCCGCGCGCCATGCGGCGAAGCACTTCAACCGACTGTCGCACCGCCCGTTGGCCCGCGGCAGTGACCGCATAGTAGCGTTTGCGTCGGCCGCCACGCTCTGGGGTCGGCTCGCCCATACGCGCGGTGACGAGCCCTTTCTCCTCGAGTCGCGTGAGCGTCTTATAAACCGCGGCGAGATTGATGTCGCGCCCCGATCGGTCGACGATGGCGCGTTGGATCGGGACGCCGTACGCCTCCTTTCCCGCGCGCAGGATCGCCAGCAAGACGAGTTGCTCGAATTCGCCGAGCATGGAGCTCCGTGATATCTATGACTTTGTCTACTATATCAGCGGTTCGTCCCTCCGCAAGAGCAGCTTCAACTAGAGGCCCATCCTCCGCCGGAGCTTCGCGAAGCGCGCCGACGCCCGCAACGGATCGAACACCGGGTTTACATCCATGTAAGCCAACCACCCGCGGCGCTCGTCGCAGGAACGCTCGGCCCAGTCGAGCGCCCGCTCATGATCGCCGATGCCGAGACAGAGAGTCGCGAGGGCGACAGGTGAGACGTACTCATCGCGCCGACGCGCATCGAGATCGGCGAGGATCTTTTGCGCGGCGCGCACCTGACCCGAGCGTCCGAGAGCGTAGCCGAGCGTTGCCAGGGTGTAAGCGCTTGCGCCGGGAAGGGCCGACGCGTCGCGCAGAACCTCCTCGGCGTCGATGTACTTCTCATCGAGGGTATGGATCAGTCCGAGGACGCGATAGGTCTCCTCCGCTGCCGGCGCGAGCGTGAGCGCTCGACTGGCGTGGTAACGCGCGCGGTCGTAGCGCCGAGCATAGAGATACATGTAGGCGAGGCTGCGTCGCGCGGAGGCCGATGTTGGATCCAGCTCCTGCGCAGTGTGCCCTTCGATGAGTGCCTCCTGCATCTCGCCCCGTGCCGCGAGGAGTGCTGCGTACCACTGGTGAGCCGTTGCGTAACGATGGTCGAGCTCGATCGCACGCTCGAATTCCCGCGCTGCGGCCGACCATTGCCACTCATAGATGAAGAGCACCCAGCCTAACGACGTATGGGCTTCGGCGACCGACTCGTCGATTGCGAGCGCGCGCTCCGCATACTCGCGCGCTTTCGCGAATCCCTCGTGCACGGGCACGCTGCGGTAGTCGACATGCAGCGCATACGCGTCGGACAAGCCCGTGTAGGCAAGCGCATACCGAGGGTCAGCCGCGATCGCCTGCTGGAAGAAGTCGATCGCTTCGGCGACGCCCTCGTTGGTGCGCTTGTTCCACGCGTGCCGGCCGCGGAGATAGAACGCGTAGGCCGTGACGCTCTCGGTGTACCGCTTCTGCTTGCGCGTGGGCGGATCCCCGAAGGACTTCGCTCGCAACGTCGCGACGATTGTCTGCGCGATCTCGTCCTGGAGGGCGAAGACGTCGGCGAGCTGCCGGTCGTAGCGCTGCGACCAGAGCAGCCGCCCATCGTCGGTCGAAGTGAGCTGTGCCGTGACCCGCAGCTGCGCACCTATCTTTCGCACCGTGCCTTCGAGGACGACCGTCGTGCCTAACAGCGCGCCGATCGCACGCACGTCCAGCGGTTTGTTCTTGAGTGAAAAGACCGATGTCCGCGACGCAACGCGCAGTCCCTCGACCTTGGCGAGCGCGTCGATCAACTCGTCGGTGATGCCGTCGCTCAGGTACTCGTTCTCCGGATCGGAGCTCGCGTTCACGAAGGGGAGCACGGCGATGCTCCGCGCGGCGTCGATCGAATGAATGACGGGCAGATCGGCGCCGAGCGCCGTGGTGAACTCGGCGACCGTCGCATAACGACTCACTGGATCCTTCGCCAGCGCACGCGCGAGTACCGACTCGACGGCGACGGACGCATCGGGGCGGAGCGCGCGGAGCGGCCGCGGCGTCTCGGTGACGTGCCGCGCCATCGTCGTGCGCATGTTGCCGCTGCGAAAGGGCGGCTCGCCGGCGAGCATCTCGTAGATGACGCACGCGAGACTGTAGACGTCGCTGCGCGCATCGACCTCGCTCCCGCTCGCCTGCTCGGGACTCATGTACTCCGGAGTGCCTAACGCGATGCCTGCGCCCGTGACGGGCCCGCGCGCCATCAGCGCGTTGTCGTCGGCACACATCGCCCGCGCAACGCCGAAGTCGGCGAGCAGCGCATGGCCGTCGGCGAAGAGAATGTTCTCCGGCTTCACGTCGCGATGCACGAAGCCCTCGCGATGCGCATAGTCGAGGCCCGCGCCGACCTCGCTCGCGATGCGGACCGCGTCACGCACGGCAAGGCGGCGCTCAGCGCGCAGCCGATCGCGCAGCGAGCCACCGGGCACGTACGGTGACACGTAATACAGCAAACCGTCGGCGGTGCCGGAGTCGATGAGAGGTACGATGTGCGGATGCGCCAGGCGCGCGGCGATGCGGATCTCGCGCAGGAACCGCTCGGCACCGACTGATGCCGCGAGCTCCGGCCGCAACACTTTGATCGCGACTTTGCGGCCGTGCTTCTTCTCCTCGGCCAGGTACACCGTCGCCATTCCTCCCGCGCCGAGCTCGCGCTCGACGAGATACCGCGACGCGAGCGGACTACCAGGATTGGGAGGAATCGCGGTCGTGGTCACTCGGGAAATATGCTCGCCGCCGGAAGATTTCTCACGCGACAAAGCGTAACCACCCAGTGACGCGGAATTGTCCGCCTTCGTGGACGACGCTGCGCGTTCCAAGCGCCCGGCTCAATCGCCCGCGTCGCGCGCCAACTGTAATGCACATCGGGGGTTGCACACGAAAACGCGTCGTTTGGCACCGGCTCCTGCACACTGGTTCCGACGGGCCTGAGCGTTGCCTTTTGTGTAGGTGCAATGACGTCCGAGGTGACGTCGGCATCACGACCAAAAACGCGCTCGCTGCACAAAGGAGGCGCATATGACCATGTTTCGTTCGACTCTTCGCACGCTCTCGATTGCCCTTCCGCTGCTCGCCGCGGGCGCTCCGGCGCTGATGGCGCAGAATCGCACCCTTTTCACGTGGACGGGACGCGTCGATCGCGAGGTTCAGATCACGATGCGCGGTCGCGACGCCTGGATCAACGGCGCCGATCGAGACGACCGCGGTCGCGTGAGCGTCGCATCGATGCTGCCGCGTAGCGACGGCTACGTGCGCGTGCAAACGCTGGATGGACGCGGCGACGTGTCCGTTCTGCAGCAGCCCAATGCCTCGAACAACTACACGACGATCGTGCGTGTCACGGATCGCAGCAGCGGTTCCGATCGATATCGCGTCGCCGCGTACTGGGATTCTCGCTATTCCGATAATCGCGGCGGCTACGGCCGGCGCGACGGTGACGACGGTCGCCGCGACAATGGTGGCTGGGACAATGGCTCCGGTACGCCCTCGAGAATCGATCCGCGTGATCGTTCAAACGGTGGCTGGAACAACGGATCGTATGGCAGCGGCACGGCGCTTCGCTGGGCCGGCAACGTCGATGGCGAGGTTGAAATTCGCCTCCAGGGACGCCGCATGGACGAGCGCGTGTTGAGCGGTGGCGAGATTCGAAACGAGCGAAGCTCGGTCGTCGGGGACATGCCGCAGCGTGACGCACAGCTGTTCATCTCTCAGAGCTCCGGTCGCGGCCAGGTATACGTCGCCCAGCAGCCGTCAGCCTACAACGGTTATACGACGGTTATCCGCGTTCGAGATCCGCAGGGCGGGTATGGCTACTACAATTTCGAGGTCGGCTATCGGTGACATTTGGGGGGCTAGGGGCTAGCAGTTAGGTATTAGGTGCTAGCAAAAGCAGAACCCCGTGAGCACGTCTCTCGGGGTTCTGCTTTTAGCCATTAGCCCCTAGGCCGTAGCCTTCGCGCCTCACTCCTCGGCCGGTGCGCCGCCGGTTCGCGCCACTTGATCCGCACGAATCTTCCCGGGATCGAACTTCTGCGCACTCGAGGTCATCTTGTCGATGGTTTCGTCGAAGTCGGCGGTCGGCGAGCGCTTGAAGCGCAGCGGGTTCACGCGCGCGACGACGAACGCCTTGAGATATGGACTCTCCATCCCGCGGGACTTGAGCGCTTTCACCGCGTCGTTTACCGCCTCATTGAGGGTCAGCAATTTCTCGGCGCGTTCGCGACGCGTTGCCATGGCTTTGGGGAGCTTCGCCGACAGAAACTGGTCGCAGCGCTTGAGCACGGAGTGGTACGCCCCACCCGAGAACCGCCCGTTCTGCTGATAGCACAGGCCGAGCGTCACGAGCGCTGCCTCCTCGAACTCGACCGCGAACTCCTTCTCGGGACGATCGTCGAGCGCGGACAATGCCTCGGCGAGGCGTACGACCTCGAGCGCGCGCTCGCGAAGATTGTGCGCCTTCTCGGTATTGAGAAGCAGAATGCGATGCGCAACCTCAGGCTCGGGAACAACGATTGCCACGACCGACTTGGCGCCGAGCTCTTTGAGTGCGCCGAGGCGATGATAGCCGTTAGGCGACCAGTATTTCCCGTCGCCGGCTGGAACGGCGATGACGGGATCGAGAAACCGATCGAGCGCATCGATCGCCTTGGCGAGGCGGCCGACGTGCGCCTCCGAAAGATCCCGCTGGTATGGAGTCGGCTCGACGCGATCGAGCGGGAGCGCGGCGAGGAGTTGCCAGTGTCCACCGAGCGGATCGCGGTAGGATGCGAGGACGGTTCCGCCATCATCCTCGATCGTACGCGCGAGCGTCGTGACGGAGACGGGAGGCGCCTGGCTCGTTAGGCGGCGTGCCTCGAGCCCGCGGGACGCTGCGGGCACCTCGACCTTCTTTTTCTTGGCACGTTTGGCGGTAGCCACGATGCTCTGAAATGTCGCTCAGCTCCGCCGAATGCGCACCTCGTCTCGCTGATTCTGAAGAACGATCCCCTCCGGCTGGCCTGCGCCCAGCGCACGTGGCGACTGGCCACTCCTTGTGGACGCTGGGGATGATGGCGCGCTCCCGGCGCCCGCCTCGGGCGCATCCGGCTGAGTCATGATCTTGGTCAGAAACCGCTGACCTTCCGAAACACGCTCCATCTCCACCGCGATCGTGTCGACTGCCTGCTCGAGACGTTCGAGGCGGTTCGGGGCGTCGTTCCAGCCTGCGGGTAGCGCCGGCTTCGCTCCGCGCCGCCAGAGCAGGCGTCCCATGGAGCCTGCCAGCGGACCGAGCACGCACACGACGAAAACAATCGAGATCGCGGTTATTTGTCCGGAACCGAGATTCATGATAGGAAATCGATCCGGAACCCCGACGATCGCCGTCGGACCAGTGTAGGCGGTGAGAGCACGACCCGATTCCCCGATATCACTCTCGATCTGGAGGATGCGCTGATCGAGCACGTGAAGTTGTTGGTCGAGGCCGGCGCGGTTCGCTCCGGTGGCACTCTCATACTGTCGCGCAATGCTTTGGCGACGGTCACGGACGCTGCTGACCTGTCTCGACATTTCCGAGCGCTGAGCCTTCAACATCTCGAATTCGGCAGCCGTCTGCGGCACGCGGAACTGGCCGAAAGACTGGGTCGCGGGAGAAGGCACGATGGCGACTGGCGTTCCCGGTGCCTGCGGCGGAACAGTCGTCGTGGGTGGGGCCGGCGCCTGGAAGATTGTTATCGGCATGCCGGGCAATACGGGCCATGACAGGCCGAGGTTGCACGCGCGTGATCGGGCGTCTTTACCTATCTATTTGCATCCGCGGCGATCGGCTGACTCGGTTCGACACGCGGTCTGTGTGTCGCGCGCGCTGCCAAGGACGGCTTCCGAACCGGCCGGGGATGCACGGAGATGCTCGATGAGGAAGTCCCCGACGCGTCGCTCGTACTCGAGCGGCGCGTAATCGTGCAGATCCTGGTGGCCGGCGCCGGATACCTCCCACAACTCCTTCTCGCTCGTCGCGTGGGCAAAGAGAGCGCGCGATTCGCTGAGTCTGGTGTACTGGTCTTCGGTGCCGGCGATGAGCAATACGGGCTGCGTCACCTGTCCAATCGCATCGATCGGTCGCAGCCGCGCCGGGTTGACACCAATTCGAGGCGCGACGACGTCGATGAGCAGCGGCGTCATCGCAGTTCCAAGGAAGCCCAGTGGACCGAGCCAGGTGTGCAGGCGGTCGGCTACGGCGTCCTTGAACGTCGGATAGACCGACTCGAGAACGAGCGCGTCCGCCGAGAGCGGCTTATTCCCGACAAGCGACGCCGCGCCACCCATCGAGACGCCGATGATGCCGATCCGCTCACCTGGCGAAGCCACTCGCAAGAAGGCGAGCGCGGCCGCGGCATCCAGACTCTCGAGCTCACCGAAGGTGATGTGTTGTCCGGGACTCTCGCCATGCGCCTGGAAATCAGGAGCAAGGATCGCGAAGCCGGCACGATGGAGGAAGCTCGCGCGCGCCAGCATGCTGACACGATTGCTTCCCATACCGTGAAGGAGCAGCACCGCTCCTGCACCGGGCCGACCCGGCGCGAACCACGCTCGTAAGATGCTTCCCGAGCGGCTCGGAAAGTCCACAGTTCGCGCTTCGATTCCCAGGCTTCGCGGGACAGCACCAACGATGCTACGAGCCGGCCGTGCAAAAAGGCACCCCTCCGCGCCGATTAGAAACATAGCGGCCGTCAGGACACGTATGAGTCGTTGTGCGGAAGCATTCTGTCTCATCGACCTCCTACTAAGCACGAGCCGTTCCGCGAGATGCGGGGTTCAAGAGAGACAGGCACATCATCGGTGACGACGCGGGCTTCGCGCGTGTCTTTGTTGGCGAGGGCCCACCTCCCAGCTACTGCTTTCGATGCCGCTTGGAATTGCCTGGCACACGGTAGTTCTGTTCTTCGGTCTTGTCGCGTTCGCGCCGACGCGACTGGGCGATCTTTACGCGCACCCGATGCCGGTGGCCGACTACTCCGCCGCGGTCGCCCGCATAGCGTCGCTGCAGTCTCAGGAAGATAGCGTCGTCGCGCCGGGTGGCGGTTCGATCCTGCTCACGCATGGGCATCGCACTGCTCGCGTTGTGGTCCTCTACCACGGACTCACAGATTCGCCGCTGCAATATTTCCCGTTTGCGCAGCGGCTATTCGCCGAGGGCGACAATGTCTTCGTGCCGCGTCTGCCTCACCACGCCGAAAAGGCGGGACGTGTCGCGAATATGGGCCGGCTGACCGCTCAGGAACTGCGCGACCTTGGCGATGCATCGGTGGACGTAGCCCGCGGACTCGGCGATACGGTGATCGTGTCCGGACTGAGCGCGGGCGGGACAGTCGCCGCCTGGGTGGGGCAGTACCGTGCGGACGTCCAACGGGTCGTCCTCGTCGCGCCCGCGCTCGAGGTGACGCACGTGCCGTCGCTCCTGAATGGCGCCGTGCTGCGGATCGCCCTCCGTGTGCCTAACGTGACGCGTGCCGCTGCGCGCGACTCGACCGAGCCCGACCGTGAACCGGGCTGGGCGACTCATGCCGTTGCGCAAACGCTCAAGTTGGGCGTCGCGGTGCGTCGCACGGCGGCCGGAAAGCCGCCTGCCGTCCATGACCTGGCAGTGCTGCTGAACGCCGACGATCACACGATCTCGAACGGCGCCGCGATCGATCTCGTGCATCGGTGGCAGAGCCACGGCGCGGAGACGCATATCTATCAGTTACCAGACTCACTGCATTTACCGCACGATGTGATCGATCCGCGACACCCGGGAAGCAATATCGATGCGGTGTACCCAGTGCTGGACGCGTTGATCGCCGGTGCCAAGCCCGCGGGCTGGGTTGCGGTTTTGAAGTGAAGATCGGGACCGCTCAAGCGCGTTCCATCAAACACAACCCGGACCATGGCCGTTTTCCCTGCGCACCATTCGACTCGGGGAAGAATCCAAACAGTTTGAGCGGCCAGGGTAGACGGCGAGCGCGGCTCGCCTCTTTGAACGCCGATCGCACCTCGAGCGGTCGCCAACCGTAGGGACGGAAAACGTCCGGACCTTCCGACGGCGCGAACTTGAAGGGTGCGCCGGCTCGTTCCAGGTCCTCGCCGCCGCCTTGGGTACGCAACATCTCGAGGAGACCTGGCGACACGATGTCGAAGACCCAGTATCGAAAAGTCGGTTGGCTCGAGAGGTCTTTCGCGAGCACGCCCACGTCATTGGCGCTCAGATAGATTAGCAAACCCTCACTAATCACGAGCACGCGCTTCGCCGCGGCGCCAACCTGTGCGAACAGCGCGCGCCGCTTGGCGACATCGGAGAGGTCCATTGGAATGCGCTGGAGGAGGCAGCGTGGCTTCTCGCCGGCGAGCACCTCTTCCTTGTAAGCGAGCAGCTCCGGAAGATCGACCTCGATCCAGCGCAACGTCGGTGACACTGACATGCGGTACGGGCGCGCATCGAGCCCCGCCGCGAGATTCAGCACAGTATCGACACCCGCCGCGAGCTGCCGCTCGATGTACTGATCGAAGATGTAGGTACGCATCACCCACGACCATGCGTTCTTCGTGTGCATGGTCATCGCCGCCGCGATCTGTTCCCCGCGATCGCCCGCGAGCCGTTGCGCTAGCGGATCGCGGAAGAGCGCGTCGGCCCGCTCGGTCTCTCGGGCGCGGAAAACCGCGGCCCATCGAGCGGTGTCGGAGATGTTCCGAATCAGCGGTTCAGTCATGGATGTGGAGGCCATTGAACTACTTCTGCGCGAGTGTCGAGTCCCTCTTGGCCTTGAACTCCGTACCTTGCTTCCACTGCGGCATCGAATCCGTCTGTGCGACGACGTACCCGACCCGGAACAGTGTGCGTACATCCTGCGCGCCGCCGGTGAGGTCCCAGTCTTTCTTCACCTCGTCAGACGGTTTGTGGTAATCCCTGCTCGTGTACTCGTCCCGCTTCCGCATGCCGTAACCGTTAGGCTTGCCGATGAAATCGATGCCGGCGTCCGTGTCGAGCGCCGGGACGCCTTGTTTCGCAAACTCGAAATGATCGGAGCGATAGTAGAACCCCTTCTCCGGCTCCGCGTCCGGGCGCACGACGCGGCCGTCCGCCTTGAGAATGCGCGTGAGGTCGTCGTCGAGCGTCGAGTTACCGAGCCCGATGACGGTGAACTCGTTCGTGCGGCCCCACTGATTGATGCCATCCATGTTGATGTCCGCCGCCGTCTTGTTCAGCGGATACAGCGGATGCTCGGCGTAGTACTTCGATCCAACGAGCCCCTTCTCTTCAGCCGTTACAGAGAGAAAGAGGATCGAGCGTCGCGGCGGCGGCGCAAGCTTCATGTACGCCTGGGCGATGTCGAGGAGTGCCGCGCAACCGCTGGCGTTGTCGGCGGCGCCATTGAAGATCTGGTCACCCTTGAGTGTCGTATCCTTGCCGAGGTGGTCCCAGTGCGCGGTGTAAATCACGTACTCGTCTTTC contains:
- a CDS encoding ParB N-terminal domain-containing protein; protein product: MATAKRAKKKKVEVPAASRGLEARRLTSQAPPVSVTTLARTIEDDGGTVLASYRDPLGGHWQLLAALPLDRVEPTPYQRDLSEAHVGRLAKAIDALDRFLDPVIAVPAGDGKYWSPNGYHRLGALKELGAKSVVAIVVPEPEVAHRILLLNTEKAHNLRERALEVVRLAEALSALDDRPEKEFAVEFEEAALVTLGLCYQQNGRFSGGAYHSVLKRCDQFLSAKLPKAMATRRERAEKLLTLNEAVNDAVKALKSRGMESPYLKAFVVARVNPLRFKRSPTADFDETIDKMTSSAQKFDPGKIRADQVARTGGAPAEE
- a CDS encoding alpha/beta fold hydrolase, which translates into the protein MLLLHGMGSNRVSMLARASFLHRAGFAILAPDFQAHGESPGQHITFGELESLDAAAALAFLRVASPGERIGIIGVSMGGAASLVGNKPLSADALVLESVYPTFKDAVADRLHTWLGPLGFLGTAMTPLLIDVVAPRIGVNPARLRPIDAIGQVTQPVLLIAGTEDQYTRLSESRALFAHATSEKELWEVSGAGHQDLHDYAPLEYERRVGDFLIEHLRASPAGSEAVLGSARDTQTACRTESADRRGCK
- a CDS encoding alpha/beta hydrolase, which produces MPLGIAWHTVVLFFGLVAFAPTRLGDLYAHPMPVADYSAAVARIASLQSQEDSVVAPGGGSILLTHGHRTARVVVLYHGLTDSPLQYFPFAQRLFAEGDNVFVPRLPHHAEKAGRVANMGRLTAQELRDLGDASVDVARGLGDTVIVSGLSAGGTVAAWVGQYRADVQRVVLVAPALEVTHVPSLLNGAVLRIALRVPNVTRAAARDSTEPDREPGWATHAVAQTLKLGVAVRRTAAGKPPAVHDLAVLLNADDHTISNGAAIDLVHRWQSHGAETHIYQLPDSLHLPHDVIDPRHPGSNIDAVYPVLDALIAGAKPAGWVAVLK
- a CDS encoding SAM-dependent methyltransferase — translated: MTEPLIRNISDTARWAAVFRARETERADALFRDPLAQRLAGDRGEQIAAAMTMHTKNAWSWVMRTYIFDQYIERQLAAGVDTVLNLAAGLDARPYRMSVSPTLRWIEVDLPELLAYKEEVLAGEKPRCLLQRIPMDLSDVAKRRALFAQVGAAAKRVLVISEGLLIYLSANDVGVLAKDLSSQPTFRYWVFDIVSPGLLEMLRTQGGGEDLERAGAPFKFAPSEGPDVFRPYGWRPLEVRSAFKEASRARRLPWPLKLFGFFPESNGAQGKRPWSGLCLMERA